In Paraburkholderia bryophila, a single genomic region encodes these proteins:
- a CDS encoding response regulator transcription factor → MLKFAVMTTSSSLFNLICQCFHDEAIECCRFLDDVALSRAIYREDYHAILVDAATGIDATRAVFARRACYGDRRAPLIVIGAFADRDSIARAFEIGADDVVLSPIDRGELEARTYQALRRFQSPTPVQSEDWVELGPYRLDRRTGTVLVDDQEIRLTVREFAIAWLLFSRAGEYVSRRQIAGAIWSSTEDIVGRTLEQHIYKLRKKLALNGASGVQLRTMYAHGYRVELCDGRAEGEVIAADLTRTAQATQPTQSTRATRTADAIVAITQAVYSAREEIASDCATQTARPVRADIHAKDSETARNAQPWGQYAAMWHSGTTHVVHRLAGFTAAGAEASDGEASVALTSFSIPAALLGGNARRR, encoded by the coding sequence ATGTTGAAATTCGCCGTGATGACCACCAGCAGCAGTCTGTTCAATCTGATTTGCCAATGCTTTCACGACGAGGCAATCGAATGCTGCCGTTTCCTCGATGACGTCGCGCTATCCCGGGCGATCTATCGGGAGGACTATCACGCCATTCTTGTCGACGCCGCTACGGGGATCGACGCGACGCGCGCCGTGTTCGCCCGTCGCGCGTGTTACGGCGACCGACGCGCGCCGTTGATCGTGATCGGCGCGTTTGCCGATCGCGACAGCATCGCGCGGGCCTTTGAAATCGGCGCCGACGACGTCGTGCTCTCGCCGATCGACCGCGGCGAACTCGAAGCACGCACCTACCAGGCGCTACGCCGCTTCCAGTCGCCTACACCGGTGCAGTCCGAAGACTGGGTCGAACTCGGACCGTACCGGCTTGACCGGCGCACGGGCACCGTACTGGTCGACGATCAGGAAATCCGCCTGACGGTGCGCGAATTCGCGATTGCGTGGCTGCTGTTCTCGCGCGCCGGCGAGTATGTGAGCCGCCGGCAGATTGCGGGTGCGATCTGGAGCAGCACGGAAGATATCGTCGGACGCACGCTCGAGCAGCACATCTACAAGCTGCGCAAGAAGCTGGCGTTGAACGGTGCGTCCGGTGTGCAACTCCGCACGATGTATGCGCACGGCTATCGCGTTGAGTTGTGCGACGGCCGGGCAGAGGGCGAGGTGATCGCGGCGGATCTGACGCGGACCGCCCAAGCCACACAACCCACACAAAGCACGCGAGCCACGCGGACCGCGGATGCGATCGTCGCGATCACCCAGGCCGTATACAGCGCGCGCGAGGAAATCGCGAGCGACTGCGCCACGCAGACGGCACGCCCGGTACGCGCGGACATCCATGCAAAAGACAGTGAGACGGCACGCAACGCGCAACCGTGGGGCCAGTATGCCGCCATGTGGCACAGCGGTACGACGCACGTCGTGCATCGGCTGGCGGGCTTTACGGCGGCCGGCGCGGAGGCTTCGGACGGCGAGGCATCGGTCGCGCTGACCTCGTTCTCGATTCCCGCCGCGCTGTTGGGCGGCAACGCACGACGCCGCTAG
- a CDS encoding aromatic ring-hydroxylating dioxygenase subunit alpha — protein sequence MSFLLNAWYVAAFSHEVRPGTPFSRALLGRPVVLYRDAEQRAIALDDRCAHRFAPLSQGRVVDGVLECPYHGLRFGASGQCVHNPHGDGRVPAGAKVRTYPALERYGAIWFWPGDPLRADEALLPSFPFVDPATHVTHDGYLHTRAHYQLSADNLLDLSHFQFLHPDTLGSEAIARGDVQSGNLGDIVWVRRSAYDEALQPFVAQGFGIPPGTRVDRWMDVRWTPPGLLSIVIGVTAAGMPREAGLIAPSAHWLTPETERTTHYFFAFGLPKEMGEAAHELVRYAVDGLMKPFECEDLPMLEAQQRNLGDNDFWAMQPALLPIDAGAIRARRVMERLIAAERAAGEVPARTIPITPVAGASRAVA from the coding sequence ATGTCCTTTCTGCTAAATGCCTGGTATGTCGCCGCGTTCTCCCACGAGGTTCGTCCCGGCACGCCGTTTTCGCGCGCGCTGCTCGGCCGGCCGGTGGTGTTGTATCGCGATGCCGAACAACGCGCGATCGCGCTGGACGATCGTTGTGCGCATCGCTTCGCGCCGCTGTCGCAAGGCCGGGTCGTCGACGGCGTGCTCGAGTGCCCTTATCACGGTCTGCGCTTCGGGGCGAGCGGGCAGTGCGTACACAATCCGCACGGCGACGGCCGGGTGCCGGCGGGCGCGAAGGTGCGCACTTATCCCGCGCTCGAACGTTACGGCGCCATCTGGTTCTGGCCCGGCGACCCGTTGCGCGCCGACGAGGCGCTGCTGCCGTCGTTTCCGTTCGTCGATCCCGCCACGCACGTCACTCACGATGGTTATCTGCACACGCGCGCGCACTATCAACTGAGCGCCGATAACCTGCTCGATCTGAGCCACTTCCAGTTTCTGCATCCCGATACGCTGGGCAGCGAGGCGATCGCGCGGGGCGACGTGCAGTCGGGCAACCTCGGCGACATCGTTTGGGTGCGCCGCAGCGCGTACGACGAAGCACTGCAGCCGTTCGTCGCGCAAGGCTTCGGGATTCCGCCGGGGACGCGGGTGGACCGCTGGATGGATGTGCGCTGGACGCCGCCGGGGCTGCTGTCGATCGTGATCGGCGTAACCGCCGCGGGCATGCCGCGCGAAGCCGGGTTGATCGCGCCGTCGGCGCATTGGCTGACGCCGGAGACGGAGCGCACGACGCATTACTTCTTCGCGTTCGGTTTGCCGAAAGAGATGGGCGAGGCCGCGCACGAACTGGTGCGCTATGCCGTCGACGGGTTGATGAAGCCGTTCGAGTGCGAAGACCTGCCGATGCTCGAAGCGCAGCAGAGGAACCTCGGCGACAACGACTTCTGGGCGATGCAACCGGCGCTGCTGCCCATCGACGCCGGCGCGATTCGCGCGCGGCGCGTGATGGAGCGGCTGATCGCGGCGGAGCGGGCGGCGGGCGAAGTGCCCGCGCGCACGATCCCGATCACGCCGGTGGCGGGCGCTTCGCGAGCGGTCGCGTGA
- a CDS encoding thiamine pyrophosphate-binding protein, giving the protein MRDDVLRGSDAMDEEVRHGSDATDDEALRGSAATDDESLNAVWVECIVEMLSAAGVRHAVLCPGGRASAMCLAVDAHPRIAVEMVCTDERSGAFVALGLAKASGSPVAIVTTSGSAVANVLPALTEADAADVPLVVLTCDRPRTLRGTGFGQMADHLGATRAFVRAQADLGDPVDSPQAVEQARGSVAAALAAMAEGVDDIDDGLSRADAHPPARRPTRGPVHVNVPLAGVYDAVETQPVSCETVRAARAQRGAGDVAGVVRGMVTQRDVADAAEIQALDAQAARAVEQVNEHVVERARVNEQANGHTNEQAIDQVVARVMSRVLAKRGDRPFTERLDGLIVVGPEPGVPLDAIFALAASSGFPVLADAGSGLRSGPSALAPQTAARGAAGALIVNAFDVFGGAARLATTRAELIVRFGLAPVMPVLHAYLETQADVPTIKIAPCRVAHDYLHQALDSRDVVVAPSVSALLEMGRALGEAVRGGTHLHACNEANTGANTHPSQPAAPVAFSWRDRWASVASYGARERRAFVASLEWGEVSAVHRVLAAPGFAFVHLGNSMSMRHADIGYDVRATRQDIYVNRGVSGIDGTLSTFIGEALARRDAGLLLLGDQALVHDLSALASAQRVQTPACVCVVDNGGGAIFDFLPIAQAPAYRRAIRNPYRLDLGALAQGFGLAHRRVGTRAELDAALADANVHAGVTIVEIAVESYSGATQMNQLAQALGAA; this is encoded by the coding sequence ATGCGCGATGACGTACTTCGCGGCAGCGACGCGATGGATGAGGAAGTGCGTCACGGTAGCGACGCGACGGACGATGAAGCGCTTCGCGGCAGTGCTGCTACGGATGACGAATCGCTCAATGCGGTCTGGGTGGAATGCATCGTCGAGATGTTGAGCGCGGCCGGTGTGCGTCATGCGGTGTTGTGCCCAGGTGGACGCGCCAGTGCGATGTGCCTCGCGGTCGATGCGCATCCGCGTATCGCCGTCGAGATGGTCTGCACCGACGAGCGCAGTGGCGCGTTCGTCGCGCTTGGACTCGCGAAGGCGAGCGGGTCGCCGGTGGCGATTGTCACGACCTCCGGCTCGGCGGTCGCGAATGTGTTGCCGGCGCTGACCGAAGCGGACGCCGCCGATGTGCCGCTGGTGGTGCTGACTTGTGATCGTCCGCGAACTTTGCGCGGTACGGGTTTCGGGCAGATGGCGGATCATCTCGGCGCGACGCGCGCGTTCGTGCGCGCCCAGGCGGATCTGGGCGATCCTGTCGATTCGCCCCAAGCGGTGGAGCAGGCGAGGGGCAGCGTGGCGGCGGCGCTCGCGGCGATGGCCGAGGGCGTGGATGACATCGACGATGGCTTGTCGCGCGCCGATGCGCATCCACCCGCCAGGCGTCCGACGCGCGGACCGGTGCATGTGAACGTGCCGCTGGCGGGTGTCTACGATGCGGTCGAGACGCAGCCGGTGTCGTGCGAAACGGTTCGCGCGGCGCGTGCGCAGCGGGGGGCCGGTGACGTGGCCGGTGTCGTACGCGGGATGGTGACGCAGCGCGATGTCGCTGACGCCGCAGAAATTCAGGCGTTGGACGCGCAGGCCGCACGCGCGGTTGAGCAGGTGAACGAGCACGTGGTTGAACGGGCGCGCGTGAACGAGCAGGCGAACGGGCACACGAACGAGCAGGCGATTGACCAGGTCGTTGCGCGCGTGATGTCCCGCGTGCTGGCGAAGCGCGGCGACCGACCTTTCACTGAACGTCTCGATGGCTTGATCGTCGTCGGACCTGAACCCGGCGTGCCGCTTGACGCGATTTTCGCGCTGGCTGCGTCGAGCGGTTTTCCGGTGCTAGCCGATGCCGGCAGCGGACTGCGTTCGGGACCGTCCGCACTAGCGCCTCAGACGGCAGCGCGCGGCGCGGCGGGCGCGCTGATCGTCAACGCCTTCGACGTATTCGGCGGTGCCGCGCGGCTCGCGACGACGCGTGCGGAATTGATCGTGCGCTTCGGCCTCGCGCCGGTGATGCCGGTGCTGCATGCCTACCTCGAAACGCAGGCCGACGTGCCCACCATCAAGATCGCGCCGTGCCGTGTGGCGCATGACTATCTGCATCAGGCGCTCGATTCGCGCGATGTCGTGGTGGCGCCTTCGGTTAGCGCTTTGCTGGAGATGGGTCGAGCATTGGGCGAAGCGGTGCGCGGCGGGACGCATTTGCATGCGTGCAACGAAGCAAACACCGGAGCAAACACCCACCCCAGCCAACCCGCCGCGCCCGTTGCCTTCTCGTGGCGCGACCGCTGGGCCAGCGTCGCGAGCTACGGCGCGCGCGAGCGACGCGCTTTCGTCGCGTCGCTCGAATGGGGCGAAGTGTCGGCGGTGCATCGCGTGCTGGCTGCGCCGGGTTTCGCCTTCGTCCATCTCGGCAATTCGATGTCGATGCGCCATGCCGATATCGGCTACGACGTGCGCGCCACCCGCCAAGACATCTATGTCAATCGCGGGGTGAGCGGTATCGACGGCACGCTGTCGACGTTCATCGGCGAGGCGCTCGCACGTCGCGACGCGGGGCTGCTGCTGCTCGGCGATCAGGCGTTGGTCCACGATCTGTCCGCGTTGGCCAGCGCGCAGCGTGTGCAGACTCCCGCCTGCGTCTGCGTGGTCGACAACGGCGGTGGCGCGATCTTCGATTTTCTGCCGATCGCGCAAGCGCCGGCTTATCGGCGCGCGATCCGCAATCCCTATCGGCTCGACCTTGGTGCGCTGGCGCAAGGATTTGGATTGGCGCACCGGCGGGTCGGCACGCGTGCCGAGCTGGACGCGGCTCTCGCCGATGCCAACGTCCACGCTGGCGTGACCATCGTCGAAATCGCTGTCGAATCGTACTCCGGCGCGACGCAGATGAATCAACTCGCGCAAGCGTTGGGGGCGGCATGA
- a CDS encoding polysaccharide pyruvyl transferase family protein, with product MMDWDVVASQLERSLAALNRYASASAPDEVFLDDLQQRIGAARRASARGGPRAPGEGLGAPSAAVASGASTAATASTASTAPGASSAAPRVLLLGYSGAGNTGADLRTIETIAQLRRLLAPRVPQITLFALGDCFDHPLLADTPRLTPALPYLPDALDAAVREADLVLNVEGSTYTSKFSDSLAGVLIGGLALAHAHGRPAIAYGVDSGTMSAALTRFVERNADGGEIICRNDAARQQLASLGVLAQAGADTAWTYRARPEASDATSPAARRVALCPNNPFWWPVRADAARARELDARGEASPLRYGPLHFHSWDAARAEAYHAYLDRFAQVAIGLREQGYTPVLVGMEQLDHSACVDLAARLPFEIELVTRGPRTLDEVAAAVAHAACVVTTRYHAAVLAISHGVPVFGLSMDTRIERLLGEVGCPQWSAACDDADGAKAALTAIGSLCRDEVRTALIAAYADYATSQRARIDAMGHRLRAALEG from the coding sequence ATGATGGATTGGGACGTCGTGGCCAGTCAGTTGGAGCGCTCGCTCGCGGCCTTGAACCGGTATGCGAGCGCGAGCGCGCCGGATGAAGTGTTTCTCGATGACTTGCAGCAACGCATCGGCGCGGCGCGGCGTGCGTCGGCGCGCGGGGGACCGCGTGCGCCGGGCGAGGGGCTAGGTGCGCCGAGCGCGGCAGTTGCGTCAGGTGCCTCAACTGCGGCAACTGCCTCAACTGCCTCAACTGCGCCAGGCGCCTCAAGCGCCGCGCCGCGTGTCCTCCTGCTCGGCTACAGCGGCGCGGGCAACACCGGCGCCGATCTGCGCACGATCGAAACGATCGCGCAGCTACGCCGCCTACTCGCGCCGCGCGTGCCGCAGATCACACTGTTCGCGCTCGGCGACTGCTTCGATCATCCACTGCTGGCCGACACGCCGCGCCTCACCCCGGCGCTACCTTATCTGCCCGATGCCCTCGATGCCGCCGTGCGCGAAGCCGACCTCGTGCTGAATGTCGAAGGCTCGACGTACACGTCGAAGTTTTCGGATTCGCTGGCGGGCGTGCTGATCGGCGGCCTTGCGCTCGCGCACGCGCATGGGCGGCCGGCGATTGCCTATGGCGTCGACAGCGGCACGATGAGCGCCGCGCTGACGCGCTTCGTCGAACGTAATGCCGATGGCGGCGAGATCATCTGCCGCAACGACGCGGCGCGGCAACAACTCGCGTCACTCGGTGTGCTCGCGCAGGCCGGCGCCGATACCGCATGGACTTATCGGGCGCGGCCTGAAGCAAGCGACGCGACGTCGCCCGCCGCGCGCCGCGTCGCGCTATGTCCGAACAATCCATTCTGGTGGCCGGTGCGCGCCGATGCCGCGCGCGCTCGTGAGCTCGACGCGCGTGGTGAAGCATCGCCGTTGCGTTATGGGCCGCTGCATTTCCACAGCTGGGACGCGGCGCGCGCCGAGGCTTATCACGCGTATCTCGATCGCTTCGCACAGGTCGCCATCGGCTTGCGGGAGCAGGGTTATACGCCGGTGCTGGTGGGCATGGAGCAACTCGACCACAGCGCCTGCGTCGATCTGGCCGCGCGGCTGCCGTTCGAGATCGAGCTCGTCACGCGTGGCCCGCGGACGCTCGACGAAGTGGCCGCGGCGGTCGCGCATGCCGCCTGCGTCGTGACGACGCGCTATCACGCGGCCGTGCTTGCGATATCGCACGGTGTGCCGGTGTTCGGGCTGTCGATGGACACGCGCATCGAGCGTTTGCTTGGCGAAGTGGGATGCCCGCAATGGAGCGCGGCTTGTGACGACGCGGACGGCGCGAAAGCCGCACTGACGGCGATCGGATCGCTGTGCCGCGACGAGGTACGCACCGCACTGATCGCCGCTTACGCAGACTATGCAACGTCGCAACGCGCCCGTATCGATGCGATGGGCCACAGACTGCGCGCAGCACTCGAAGGCTGA